From one Anopheles cruzii chromosome 3, idAnoCruzAS_RS32_06, whole genome shotgun sequence genomic stretch:
- the LOC128270832 gene encoding angiotensin-converting enzyme-like — protein sequence MTLCWKGTRISWLVLVCTIVAIGAGPVQRRSNDSAPFPYDDEVRRALEALEERYRLGKAHQTHAAWAYGSNLTEFNLRKKTEAASQFAQLAKVIVEEVSKYSIDRVDDEDLKRRIKKLSKLDYAVLPDDKFRDLLASIASMESNYAKTKLCTYADPTECNLALEPEVTEIFANHRDAEELKHYWVQWYNRTGAPTRAAFQRYVELKNEAAHLNGFTSAAEAWLKEYDDTYEYEQQVDDVIKQIRPLYEQLHAYVRFKLRQKYGDKVVSPTGPIPMHLLGNLWAQTWDNIADFTTPFPEKKLLDVSDEMVRQGYTQQKMFQMGDDFFVSLNMTKLPESFWEKSILEKPTDGRDLVCHASAWDFFSVDDVRIKQCTRVNMREFFVVHHELGHIQYYLQYQHQPVEYRTGANPGFHEAVGDVLSLSVSTPKHLRKIGLLKDYAEDEEVKINQFYRAGVTKLVFLPFAYTLDKYRWGVFRGDIKPEEYNCKFWEMRSKYSGIEPPVKRSEADLDAPAKYHVSADVEYLRYFVSYVIQFQFHRAACALAGEYVKGSAEKTLNNCDIYQSTAAGNKLKEMLAMGASKPWPDTMEILTGERKMSAEAFLEYFQPLHDWLQTENERVGAHVGWTESDKCGKTIDFIAK from the exons ATGACGCTTTGTTGGAAAGGCACCAGAATTagctggctggtgctggtgtgcaCGATTGTGGCCATCGGAGCCGGGCCAGTTCAGCGGCGGTCAAACGATTCCGCACCGTTCCCGTATGACGATGAAGTTCGTCGGGCGCTCGAAGCGCTCGAGGAGCGCTACCGGCTAGGGAAGGCACACCAAACCCACGCGGCCTGGGCTTACGGTTCCAACTTGACGGAGTTTAATCTgcgcaaaaaaaccgaagccgCCAGTCAGTTCGCCCAGCTGGCAAAG GTCATTGTCGAAGAGGTAAGCAAGTATTCGATCGACCGAGTGGACGACGAGGATTTGAAGCGACGCATTAAGAAGCTGTCCAAGCTGGACTATGCCGTGCTGCCGGATGACAAGTTCCGCGACCTGCTCGCATCGATCGCCAGTATGGAATCCAACTACGCGAAAACGAAGCTCTGCACGTACGCTGATCCAACGGAGTGTAATCTGGCCCTCGAACCGGAGGTGACGGAAATTTTCGCCAACCACCGCGATGCCGAAGAGTTGAAGCATTACTGGGTCCAATGGTACAACCGTACGGGAGCGCCAACGCGCGCAGCATTCCAGAGGTACGTGGAGCTAAAGAATGAAGCTGCGCATTTGAACG GTTTTACCTCCGCCGCCGAGGCGTGGCTGAAGGAGTACGACGATACGTACGAGTACGAGCAGCAGGTCGACGATGTTATCAAACAAATTAGACCTCTTTACGAGCAGCTTCATGCCTACGTACGGTTCAAGCTGCGGCAAAAGTATGGCGATAAGGTCGTTTCGCCAACCGGGCCCATTCCGATGCACTTGCTGGGCAATCTCTGGGCACAGACGTGGGACAAC ATTGCCGACTTCACGACACCCTTCCCGGAGAAGAAACTACTGGACGTGTCCGACGAGATGGTCCGCCAGGGCTACACGCAGCAGAAAATGTTCCAAATGGGAGACGATTTCTTTGTGTCGCTTAACATGACGAAGCTGCCAGA ATCATTCTGGGAGAAAAGTATCCTCGAGAAGCCGACCGATGGACGGGATTTGGTTTGTCATGCGAGCGCCTGGGATTTCTTCTCCGTCGACGATGTGCGCATCAAACAGTGCACACGAGTAAACATGCGTGAGTTTTTCGTTGTACATCACGAACTCGGTCACATCCAGTACTACCTGCAGTACCAGCATCAGCCGGTTGAGTATCGGACCGGTGCCAACCCGGGATTCCACGAGGCCGTTGGTGATGTGCTGTCGCTGTCCGTATCCACCCCGAAACACTTGCGCAAGATTGGGCTGCTGAAGGACTACGCGGAGGATGAAGAGGTTAAGATCAACCAGTTCTACCGTGCCGGCGTGACGAAGCTGGTCTTCCTGCCGTTCGCGTACACGCTGGACAAGTACCGCTGGGGTGTGTTTAGGGGTGACATCAAACCGGAAGAGTACAACTGCAAGTTCTGGGAGATGCGCTCGAAGTATTCTGGCATTGAACCGCCCGTGAAGCGTTCGGAGGCAGACCTGGACGCCCCGGCAAAGTACCATGTGTCTGCGGATGTGGAATACCTAAGATACTTTGTGTCGTACGTCATTCAGTTCCAGTTCCACCGGGCTGCCTGTGCCTTGGCGGGCGAGTACGTGAAGGGCAGCGCAGAGAAGACGCTCAACAACTGCGACATCTACCAGAGCACGGCCGCCGGTAACAAACTGAA AGAAATGCTTGCCATGGGCGCCTCAAAGCCGTGGCCGGATACGATGGAGATCCTTACCGGTGAACGCAAAATGAGCGCGGAAGCTTTCCTGGAGTACTTCCAGCCGCTGCACGATTGGCTGCAAACGGAAAACGAGCGAGTGGGAGCTCACGTTGGATGGACCGAATCGGACA aaTGCGGAAAAACTATTgatttcatcgcaaaataG
- the LOC128274546 gene encoding angiotensin-converting enzyme-like isoform X1, producing the protein MAEFVCQVTLLLLVIIGPIAGLTATTANDGDQPAASESAARAIVDGYESDILELNYNTTLESWAYETNVSDVSLRLRDDAVAEQTSFLKEVARELRLYDFNSFKDADLKRRIKKLTDLGYAALSEDKFTLLVDAISRMQENYATAKVCQYRNESNCNFGLEPELTEKLAKGRDAEELKYYWVQWHDVAGKPVRKDFDEYVTLNREAAQLNNFTSGAEYWLDAYEDDTFEAQVDAAIEQIKPLYEQIHAYVRYKLRKYYGSEIVSEKGPIPIHLLGNMWGQTWDNVADITTPFPKKKLLDVTDEMIRQGYTSVKMFQMGDEFFQSLNMTKLPPTFWEKSILEKPKDGRELVCHASAWDFYKQDDVRIKQCTRINMEDFFTVHHELGHIQYYLQYQNLSSVYREGANPGFHEAVGDVLSLSVSSPKHLERIGLLKDFVLDEESKLNQFYQSGLGKLVFLPFAYTLDKYRWQIFRGEVKPENYNCKFWEMRSKYSGVEPPVVRTEDDFDAAAKYHVSADVEYLRYFVSYIVQFQFHRAACEKAGQYVKGDPEKTVNNCDIYRSAEAGNALKAMLALGSSKPWPDAMEVLTGQRKMSAEALIEYFQPLYDWLVKENKAIGAFVGWEPTDKCKSA; encoded by the exons ATGGCAGAATTTGTGTGCCAGGTgacactactgctgctggtgataaTTGGCCCAATCGCCGGCCTTACTGCGACGACCGCGAATGACGGAGACCAGCCAGCGGCAAGCGAATCGGCTGCTCGCGCCATCGTCGATGGTTACGAATCGGACATTCTGGAGCTAAACTATAACACCACGCTGGAATCCTGGGCGTACGAAACGAACGTGTCCGACGTGTCGCTAAGGCTGCGTGACGATGCCGTTGCCGAGCAAACGAGCTTTCTTAAG GAAGTTGCCCGTGAGCTGCGGCTGTACGACTTCAACAGCTTTAAGGATGCCGATCTGAAGCGCCGGATCAAGAAACTGACCGACCTCGGGTATGCGGCCTTGAGCGAGGACAAGTTTACGCTGCTCGTGGATGCCATCTCGCGCATGCAGGAGAACTACGCAACCGCGAAGGTGTGCCAGTATCGGAACGAGTCCAACTGCAACTTTGGGCTGGAACCGGAGCTGACCGAGAAGCTGGCGAAGGGCCGCGATGCGGAGGAGCTGAAGTACTACTGGGTGCAGTGGCACGATGTGGCCGGTAAGCCGGTGCGGAAGGATTTTGACGAGTACGTCACGCTGAACCGTGAGGCTGCCCAGCTTAACA ATTTCACGTCGGGCGCTGAGTATTGGTTGGATGCGTACGAGGATGATACATTCGAGGCACAAGTGGATGCAGCCATCGAACAGATAAAGCCACTCTACGAGCAGATCCACGCGTACGTGAGGTACAAGCTGCGGAAGTACTACGGCAGTGAGATCGTGTCGGAGAAGGGACCCATCCCGATCCACTTGCTCGGCAATATGTGGGGCCAAACGTGGGATAATGTGGCGGACATCACAACACCgttcccgaagaagaagctgcTTGACGTCACCGATGAGATGATTCGTCAGGGCTACACTTCGGTGAAAATGTTCCAGATGGGCGATGAATTTTTCCAGTCACTGAACATGACCAAGCTGCCACC GACGTTCTGGGAAAAGAGCATCCTGGAGAAGCCCAAAGACGGCCGAGAATTGGTGTGCCACGCCAGCGCATGGGATTTCTACAAACAGGACGATGTGCGCATCAAGCAGTGCACTCGCATCAATATGGAAGATTTCTTCACGGTGCATCATGAACTCGGTCACATCCAGTACTACCTGCAATACCAGAACTTGTCCAGTGTCTACCGTGAAGGCGCCAATCCGGGCTTCCACGAGGCCGTCGGTGATGTGCTTTCCCTGTCCGTGTCGAGCCCGAAGCATCTCGAACGCATCGGTCTGCTGAAGGACTTTGTGCTGGACGAAGAATCGAAGCTGAACCAGTTCTATCAGTCCGGGCTCGGGAAGCTGGTCTTCCTACCGTTTGCCTACACGTTGGACAAGTACCGTTGGCAGATTTTCCGTGGCGAAGTTAAGCCCGAAAACTACAACTGCAAGTTCTGGGAGATGCGCTCGAAGTACTCCGGTGTCGAGCCGCCGGTCGTGCGCACCGAGGACGATTTTGATGCGGCCGCCAAGTACCACGTGTCAGCGGATGTCGAATATCTGCGCTACTTTGTGTCGTACATCGTgcagttccagttccaccGGGCTGCGTGTGAGAAGGCGGGACAGTACGTGAAGGGAGATCCAGAAAAGACGGTCAATAACTGCGATATCTACCGGAGTGCCGAGGCAGGCAATGCGTTGAAAGCAATGCTGGCATTGGGATCATCGAAACCGTGGCCAGATGCGATGGAAGTTCTCACCGGGCAGCGCAAAATGAGTGCCGAGGCCTTGATCGAGTACTTCCAACCGCTCTACGACTGGTTGGTGAAGGAAAACAAAGCGATCGGCGCTTTTGTTGGATGGGAACCGACTGACA AATGTAAATCAGCATAA
- the LOC128274546 gene encoding angiotensin-converting enzyme-like isoform X2, producing MAQVVGTNWLLTLLLVVALAAGTIRASDPDLERSELAAQRYVGELEGEVLARNNNATELSWAYESNITEEALKRRNEAASRNANFFKEVARELRLYDFNSFKDADLKRRIKKLTDLGYAALSEDKFTLLVDAISRMQENYATAKVCQYRNESNCNFGLEPELTEKLAKGRDAEELKYYWVQWHDVAGKPVRKDFDEYVTLNREAAQLNNFTSGAEYWLDAYEDDTFEAQVDAAIEQIKPLYEQIHAYVRYKLRKYYGSEIVSEKGPIPIHLLGNMWGQTWDNVADITTPFPKKKLLDVTDEMIRQGYTSVKMFQMGDEFFQSLNMTKLPPTFWEKSILEKPKDGRELVCHASAWDFYKQDDVRIKQCTRINMEDFFTVHHELGHIQYYLQYQNLSSVYREGANPGFHEAVGDVLSLSVSSPKHLERIGLLKDFVLDEESKLNQFYQSGLGKLVFLPFAYTLDKYRWQIFRGEVKPENYNCKFWEMRSKYSGVEPPVVRTEDDFDAAAKYHVSADVEYLRYFVSYIVQFQFHRAACEKAGQYVKGDPEKTVNNCDIYRSAEAGNALKAMLALGSSKPWPDAMEVLTGQRKMSAEALIEYFQPLYDWLVKENKAIGAFVGWEPTDKCKSA from the exons ATGGCGCAAGTAGTTGGAACTAATTGGCTGTTGACgcttctgctggtggtggcgctaGCCGCAGGCACCATCCGGGCCAGTGATCCGGACCTGGAGCGCAGCGAGCTGGCCGCCCAACGCTATGTGGGCGAGCTCGAGGGTGAGGTGCTGgcccgcaacaacaacgccaccGAGCTTTCGTGGGCCTACGAATCCAACATCACCGAGGAGGCCCTGAAGCGCCGCAACGAGGCCGCATCGCGTAATGCGAACTTTTTCAAG GAAGTTGCCCGTGAGCTGCGGCTGTACGACTTCAACAGCTTTAAGGATGCCGATCTGAAGCGCCGGATCAAGAAACTGACCGACCTCGGGTATGCGGCCTTGAGCGAGGACAAGTTTACGCTGCTCGTGGATGCCATCTCGCGCATGCAGGAGAACTACGCAACCGCGAAGGTGTGCCAGTATCGGAACGAGTCCAACTGCAACTTTGGGCTGGAACCGGAGCTGACCGAGAAGCTGGCGAAGGGCCGCGATGCGGAGGAGCTGAAGTACTACTGGGTGCAGTGGCACGATGTGGCCGGTAAGCCGGTGCGGAAGGATTTTGACGAGTACGTCACGCTGAACCGTGAGGCTGCCCAGCTTAACA ATTTCACGTCGGGCGCTGAGTATTGGTTGGATGCGTACGAGGATGATACATTCGAGGCACAAGTGGATGCAGCCATCGAACAGATAAAGCCACTCTACGAGCAGATCCACGCGTACGTGAGGTACAAGCTGCGGAAGTACTACGGCAGTGAGATCGTGTCGGAGAAGGGACCCATCCCGATCCACTTGCTCGGCAATATGTGGGGCCAAACGTGGGATAATGTGGCGGACATCACAACACCgttcccgaagaagaagctgcTTGACGTCACCGATGAGATGATTCGTCAGGGCTACACTTCGGTGAAAATGTTCCAGATGGGCGATGAATTTTTCCAGTCACTGAACATGACCAAGCTGCCACC GACGTTCTGGGAAAAGAGCATCCTGGAGAAGCCCAAAGACGGCCGAGAATTGGTGTGCCACGCCAGCGCATGGGATTTCTACAAACAGGACGATGTGCGCATCAAGCAGTGCACTCGCATCAATATGGAAGATTTCTTCACGGTGCATCATGAACTCGGTCACATCCAGTACTACCTGCAATACCAGAACTTGTCCAGTGTCTACCGTGAAGGCGCCAATCCGGGCTTCCACGAGGCCGTCGGTGATGTGCTTTCCCTGTCCGTGTCGAGCCCGAAGCATCTCGAACGCATCGGTCTGCTGAAGGACTTTGTGCTGGACGAAGAATCGAAGCTGAACCAGTTCTATCAGTCCGGGCTCGGGAAGCTGGTCTTCCTACCGTTTGCCTACACGTTGGACAAGTACCGTTGGCAGATTTTCCGTGGCGAAGTTAAGCCCGAAAACTACAACTGCAAGTTCTGGGAGATGCGCTCGAAGTACTCCGGTGTCGAGCCGCCGGTCGTGCGCACCGAGGACGATTTTGATGCGGCCGCCAAGTACCACGTGTCAGCGGATGTCGAATATCTGCGCTACTTTGTGTCGTACATCGTgcagttccagttccaccGGGCTGCGTGTGAGAAGGCGGGACAGTACGTGAAGGGAGATCCAGAAAAGACGGTCAATAACTGCGATATCTACCGGAGTGCCGAGGCAGGCAATGCGTTGAAAGCAATGCTGGCATTGGGATCATCGAAACCGTGGCCAGATGCGATGGAAGTTCTCACCGGGCAGCGCAAAATGAGTGCCGAGGCCTTGATCGAGTACTTCCAACCGCTCTACGACTGGTTGGTGAAGGAAAACAAAGCGATCGGCGCTTTTGTTGGATGGGAACCGACTGACA AATGTAAATCAGCATAA
- the LOC128270833 gene encoding angiotensin-converting enzyme-like, protein MELCVVLVLVALCYASPYTHTSSEETEAFEYLAKLDPEILARRNAAMEANWTYESNITDENLDIKNQVAAENASFFKEVAERLAKYDYNSFHDEDLKRRIERLVGLGYSALPEDRFGKIMDAINNMKENYAKVKICDYHDRTKCDLELEPELTEILAKSRDPEELKYYWQQWHDAAGAPTREDFQTYVELNNEAAKLNNYHSGAESWLSAYEDETFEQQVETVMEELRPFYEQIHAYVRHRLREYYGEDVVSEKGPIPMHLLGDMWALAWHQIADITSPFADRQLLDVTDEMVRQGYTPIQMFEMGDQFFQSLNMTKLPQTFWEKSILEKPEDDRDMICHASAWDFSKQDDVRIRQCTRVTMEHLFIVHHELGHVQYYLQYQHQPSVYRGGANPGFHEAVGDVLSLSVSTSKHLEKIGLLRDFVQDEESKLNQIYSAALDKFVFLPFAYTIDKYRWGIFRGDIKPEEYNCKFWEMRTKYSGVEPPIMRSEADLDSPALYHISADVEYLRYFVAYIIQFQFHRAACEKAGEYVKGDPEKTLNDCDIYQSAEAGNAIKAMLAMGSSKPWPDAMEVLTGERRMSADALIEYFQPLYDWLVIENERLGVYIGWEPSDSK, encoded by the exons ATGGAGTTATGTGTGGTCTTGGTGCTGGTCGCACTGTGTTACGCCAGTCCTTATACACACACGAGTTCGGAGGAAACGGAGGCTTTCGAGTATTTGGCAAAGCTCGATCCAGAGATCCTTGCACGTCGAAACGCAGCCATGGAAGCCAACTGGACATACGAGTCCAACATTACGGACGAAAACTTGGATATTAAAAACCAGGTGGCCGCAGAAAATGCTTCCTTCTTCAAG GAAGTTGCAGAGCGTCTCGCCAAATACGACTACAATAGTTTTCATGATGAGGACTTGAAGCGACGAATTGAGAGACTTGTTGGCCTAGGATATTCCGCTCTGCCGGAGGATCGATTTGGCAAAATAATGGATGCCATAAACAACATGAAGGAAAACTATGCCAAAGTGAAAATTTGCGATTACCATGATCGTACAAAGTGCGACCTGGAACTAGAGCCTGAGCTGACGGAGATACTGGCCAAAAGCCGTGACCCCGAGGAGCTGAAGTACTATTGGCAACAGTGGCACGATGCGGCAGGAGCACCCACGAGGGAAGATTTTCAGACCTATGTTGAACTGAATAACGAAGCAGCTAAACTGAACA ATTACCACTCTGGGGCCGAATCGTGGCTCAGTGCGTATGAAGATGAAACTTTCGAACAGCAAGTGGAAACGGTGATGGAAGAACTGCGACCATTTTACGAACAAATCCACGCCTATGTTCGACACCGCCTGAGGGAGTACTATGGTGAGGATGTTGTATCGGAAAAGGGACCCATTCCGATGCATTTGCTTGGCGACATGTGGGCTCTTGCGTGGCATCAAATCGCCGATATCACAAGCCCCTTCGCTGACCGTCAGCTGTTGGACGTGACTGATGAGATGGTTCGTCAGGGCTACACTCCGATCCAGATGTTCGAGATGGGCGACCAGTTTTTCCAGTCGTTGAACATGACAAAGCTTCCTCA GACGTTCTGGGAAAAAAGTATTCTAGAGAAACCGGAAGATGATCGCGATATGATTTGCCACGCCAGTGCCTGGGATTTCTCGAAACAGGACGATGTACGCATCAGGCAATGTACACGCGTTACGATGGAACACTTGTTCATTGTCCACCATGAACTTGGCCACGTGCAATACTATCTACAGTACCAGCATCAACCGAGCGTGTATCGTGGTGGAGCCAATCCTGGATTCCATGAGGCGGTTGGAGATGTTCTTTCCCTTTCAGTTTCTACTTCAAAACACTTGGAGAAGATTGGCTTGCTGAGGGACTTCGTGCAGGATGAGGAGTCGAAGCTGAATCAGATATACAGCGCTGCATTGGAtaagtttgtgtttttgccatttgcctACACGATCGATAAGTATCGGTGGGGTATCTTCCGGGGTGACATTAAACCAGAAGAGTACAACTGCAAATTCTGGGAGATGCGCACGAAGTACTCCGGCGTTGAGCCACCAATAATGCGTTCTGAAGCTGATTTGGATTCCCCTGCATTGTACCACATTTCGGCGGATGTGGAATATCTGCGATACTTTGTAGCGTACATTATTCAGTTCCAGTTCCATCGGGCAGCCTGTGAGAAGGCCGGCGAATACGTGAAGGGCGATCCGGAAAAAACGTTGAACGATTGTGACATCTACCAGAGCGCTGAAGCTGGCAACGCCATCAAAGCAATGCTGGCAATGGGATCATCGAAACCGTGGCCAGATGCGATGGAGGTCCTGACGGGAGAACGACGTATGAGTGCCGATGCCCTGATTGAATACTTCCAACCGCTATACGACTGGTTGGTGATTGAAAACGAACGTCTGGGAGTATACATCGGCTGGGAACCATCCGACAGTAAGTAG
- the LOC128270834 gene encoding angiotensin-converting enzyme-like — translation MKLFVGLLFVVWLVCHVSGGAISHRRVYSTEEEAFEYLAKLEPEILSRRNAASEANWAYDSNITDENLEVKNQVASENAVFNKEVAEHLAKYDYKSFSDEDLKRRIEKLVGLGYSALSEDKFTEMLDAINNMKENYAKVKVCDYHDRTKCDLALEPELTEILANSRDPEELKYYWQQWYDAAGAPTREDFQTYVDLNGEAAELNNYESGAESWLSAYEDDTFEQQVDSVIEELRPFYEQIHGYVRHRLRQFYGEHVVSEKGPIPMHLLGNMWAQGWEQIADITSPFGDRQLLDVTDEMVAQGYNPIQMFEMGDQFFQSLNMTQVPQTFWEKSILEKPDDGRDLICHASAWDFSQQDDVRIKQCTRVTMEQFFTAHHELGHIQYYLQYQHLPSMYRGGANPGFHEAVGDVLSLSVSTPKHLEKIGLLKDFLQDEESKLNQFYRSALTKLAFLPFAYTIDKYRWGIFRGDIEPEEYNCKFWEMRSKYSGIEPPVVRSELDFDPPAKYHVSADVEYLRYFVSYIIQFQFHRAACEKAGEYVKGDPEKTLNDCDIYQSAEAGNAIKAMLAMGSSKPWPEAMEVLTGERRMSADALIEYFQPLYDWLVVENERLGVYIGWEPTDKCISLDED, via the exons ATGAAGCTCTTCGTGGGGCTGTTGTTTGTCGTTTGGCTTGTGTGTCACGTGAGTGGTGGTGCCATTTCTCATCGGCGAGTTTATTCCACGGAAGAAGAGGCTTTCGAATATTTGGCCAAACTTGAACCGGAGATCTTGTCACGCCGGAACGCGGCCAGTGAGGCTAACTGGGCGTACGATTCAAACATTACTGACGAAAACTTGGAAGTTAAAAATCAAGTGGCTTCGGAGAATGCAGTTTTTAATAAG GAAGTAGCAGAACACCTCGCCAAATACGATTACAAAAGTTTTAGCGATGAGGATTTGAAGCGTCGAATTGAAAAACTTGTTGGCCTAGGATATTCCGCTCTGTCGGAGGATAAGTTTACCGAAATGCTGGACGCGATTAACAACATGAAAGAAAACTATGCCAAAGTGAAGGTTTGCGATTACCATGATCGCACGAAGTGCGACCTGGCACTAGAGCCTGAGCTGACGGAGATACTGGCCAACAGTCGTGACCCCGAGGAGCTGAAGTACTATTGGCAGCAGTGGTACGATGCGGCAGGAGCACCGACGAGGGAAGATTTTCAAACCTACGTCGATCTCAATGGCGAAGCAGCTGAGCTAAACA ATTACGAGTCGGGTGCCGAATCATGGCTCAGTGCATACGAGGACGACACATTTGAGCAACAAGTAGACTCGGTGATTGAAGAACTACGGCCATTTTACGAACAAATCCATGGGTACGTTCGACATCGGCTAAGACAGTTTTACGGTGAGCATGTCGTATCGGAAAAAGGACCAATCCCAATGCACCTGCTTGGTAACATGTGGGCCCAGGGCTGGGAGCAGATTGCCGACATCACAAGTCCTTTCGGTGATCGACAACTATTGGATGTTACGGACGAGATGGTTGCGCAAGGATATAATCCAATTCAAATGTTCGAGATGGGCGACCAGTTTTTCCAATCGTTGAACATGACGCAGGTCCCTCA GACCTTCTGGGAAAAGAGCATTCTCGAGAAGCCAGATGATGGAAGAGACTTAATTTGCCACGCCAGTGCCTGGGATTTCTCGCAACAGGACGATGTACGCATCAAACAGTGCACTCGAGTGACGATGGAGCAATTTTTTACTGCGCACCATGAGCTTGGCCACATTCAATATTACCTGCAGTATCAGCATCTACCGAGCATGTATCGTGGTGGAGCCAATCCTGGATTCCATGAGGCGGTTGGTGATGTGCTTTCCCTTTCGGTTTCCACTCCAAAGCACTTGGAGAAGATTGGCCTGCTGAAGGACTTCCTGCAGGATGAAGAGTCAAAGCTTAATCAGTTCTATCGCTCAGCACTGACAAAGCTGGCCTTCTTACCTTTTGCATACACGATCGATAAGTACCGTTGGGGAATCTTCCGAGGAGATATTGAGCCAGAAGAGTACAACTGCAAATTCTGGGAGATGCGCTCAAAGTACTCCGGTATTGAGCCGCCGGTGGTGCGCTCCGAGCTCGACTTTGACCCTCCAGCAAAGTACCATGTGTCTGCGGACGTGGAATACCTGCGGTACTTCGTGTCGTACATTATTCAATTCCAGTTCCACCGTGCAGCTTGTGAGAAGGCCGGCGAATACGTGAAGGGCGATCCAGAGAAAACGTTGAACGATTGTGACATCTACCAGAGCGCTGAAGCTGGCAACGCCATCAAAGCGATGCTGGCAATGGGATCGTCGAAACCGTGGCCAGAAGCGATGGAGGTCCTGACGGGAGAACGGCGTATGAGTGCCGATGCCCTGATTGAATACTTCCAACCGCTCTACGACTGGTTGGTGGTTGAAAACGAACGTCTGG